Proteins from a single region of Flavobacterium sp. YJ01:
- a CDS encoding TonB-dependent receptor, with protein MKLKFAVFILLPLIGFSQQNRKSETDSLKTSNIFILGEVVITQNQKRDTLNRITSKKMESQNKVEVSKALNLLPGVTLTASGPRNESMVSVRGFDLRQVPVYMDGIPVYVPYDGYVDLARFTTFDLAAVDVSKGFSSVLYGPNSLGGAINLISRKPLKKLEYDGALGAINDNGYRGNINIGSNLGKFYLQGGYSYLDRNSTRMSSDFVPMKNEDGGQRDNSYRKDQKITFKIGWTPNKKSEYALGYINQQGEKGNPVYAGSDTKNSLLANPRFWQWPVWNKESYYFISNSNLDDQNSLKTRIYYDKFKNTLNSYDDKTYSTMTKGYAFQSLYDDYTYGGNVEYNTQIIPKNEFKAAVHFKEDVHREHNLGEPVRHFIDNTILFGIEDVFKISNKFTVIPGASYNIRKNIQAQDYNSTTKVISDYPAAAASDAYNLQIGLFYQLNEANKLGATVSQKTRFATIKDRYSYRMGTAIPNPVLKPEEALNYEVNYSATFLEKITFQTALFYSSITDAILSVSNVQPGKSQMQNFGEAEYRGVEAQINYSILKNLSFNVNYTYIERKNITNPTIHFTDVPNTKVMGTIEYEPFKVLHLIANAEFNSARFSTSYGTRVPDYTLLNFYASGKILKNFSLDAGISNIFDRNYSLVEGFPEEGRNFFVTLRFFNQ; from the coding sequence ATGAAACTAAAATTTGCAGTATTTATACTTCTTCCGCTGATAGGATTTTCACAGCAAAACAGGAAAAGCGAAACAGATTCTCTAAAAACATCAAATATTTTTATTCTAGGCGAAGTAGTAATAACTCAGAATCAAAAGAGAGATACTTTGAATAGAATTACATCAAAAAAAATGGAATCTCAAAACAAAGTGGAGGTTTCAAAAGCATTAAATCTGCTTCCTGGCGTAACTTTAACAGCGTCAGGACCAAGAAACGAATCGATGGTTTCTGTACGAGGTTTTGATTTGAGGCAAGTGCCAGTTTATATGGATGGAATTCCAGTTTACGTTCCTTATGATGGTTATGTTGATTTAGCTAGATTTACAACTTTCGATTTGGCGGCTGTAGATGTCTCAAAAGGATTTTCGTCTGTTCTTTACGGTCCAAATTCTTTAGGAGGAGCCATTAATCTTATTTCTAGAAAACCTTTAAAAAAGTTAGAATATGACGGCGCTTTGGGTGCAATTAACGATAATGGTTATCGCGGAAACATCAATATTGGTTCTAATCTCGGAAAGTTTTATTTGCAAGGAGGTTATTCGTATTTAGATAGAAATTCGACCAGAATGTCTTCTGATTTTGTTCCGATGAAAAATGAAGATGGCGGACAGAGAGATAATTCCTACCGAAAAGATCAGAAGATAACTTTCAAAATAGGATGGACTCCGAATAAAAAAAGCGAATATGCATTGGGTTATATCAATCAGCAAGGAGAAAAAGGAAATCCTGTTTATGCAGGAAGCGATACCAAAAATTCACTTTTAGCAAATCCGCGTTTTTGGCAATGGCCAGTTTGGAACAAAGAAAGCTATTATTTTATTTCGAATTCAAATCTCGACGATCAGAATAGTTTGAAGACCAGAATTTACTATGATAAATTCAAAAACACGTTGAATAGTTATGATGATAAAACATATTCGACGATGACAAAAGGATATGCTTTTCAGAGTCTTTACGACGATTATACTTATGGAGGAAATGTAGAATACAATACGCAAATTATACCAAAAAATGAATTTAAAGCTGCTGTGCATTTTAAAGAAGATGTTCACAGAGAACATAATTTAGGAGAACCAGTGCGCCATTTTATTGACAATACCATTTTATTTGGAATTGAAGATGTATTTAAGATTTCAAATAAATTTACTGTAATTCCGGGCGCTAGTTATAATATTAGAAAGAATATTCAGGCTCAAGATTACAACAGTACAACCAAAGTAATTTCAGATTATCCAGCGGCCGCTGCGAGCGATGCTTACAATTTGCAGATCGGACTTTTTTATCAGTTGAACGAAGCTAATAAACTTGGGGCAACAGTTTCGCAGAAAACAAGATTTGCAACCATAAAAGATCGTTATTCTTATAGAATGGGAACCGCTATTCCGAATCCAGTTTTAAAACCAGAAGAAGCATTAAATTATGAAGTTAACTATAGTGCGACTTTCTTAGAAAAAATCACTTTTCAAACAGCATTATTTTATAGTTCTATTACCGATGCCATTTTGAGTGTAAGCAATGTGCAGCCTGGAAAATCGCAAATGCAGAATTTTGGTGAAGCAGAATATCGCGGAGTAGAAGCACAGATTAATTATTCGATTTTAAAAAATTTATCTTTTAATGTCAATTATACTTATATAGAAAGAAAAAATATTACGAATCCAACGATTCATTTTACAGATGTTCCGAATACAAAAGTTATGGGAACTATAGAATATGAACCTTTTAAAGTTTTACATTTAATCGCGAACGCAGAATTTAATTCGGCTCGATTTAGTACAAGTTACGGTACACGAGTCCCAGATTATACGCTTTTAAATTTTTATGCTTCGGGAAAAATATTGAAAAATTTCAGTCTTGATGCCGGAATAAGCAATATATTCGATAGAAATTATAGTTTGGTTGAAGGATTTCCAGAAGAAGGAAGAAATTTCTTTGTAACGTTGCGTTTCTTTAATCAATAA
- a CDS encoding ATP-binding cassette domain-containing protein, translating to MIQIDAYKMLETANGKLPLDISLTIEKGQFVSIYGNSGAGKTTILRILSALTKAEKVSVKVEESIWDDSNKKFHLPIQKRSVGFVFQDFALFPNLTVKENLEFALSKNDSKEIVYELIELMELQSLQNSKPQNLSGGQKQRVALARAIVRKPEILLLDEPLSALDDEMRFKLQDYILQIHQKYNLTTLMVSHSISEIFKLSDKVIVLDHGKIIKEGTPQNVFSEKRISSKFQITGEIISITKSDIIYVVQVSSGNNIIKVIATEDEAQEYKIGQKVLVASKAFNPIIQILT from the coding sequence ATGATACAAATTGATGCCTATAAAATGCTCGAGACAGCAAATGGAAAATTGCCATTGGATATTTCTTTGACTATTGAAAAAGGACAATTTGTTTCTATTTATGGAAATTCTGGAGCTGGAAAAACAACAATACTTCGCATTTTATCAGCTCTGACCAAAGCAGAAAAAGTTAGTGTAAAAGTAGAAGAATCAATTTGGGACGATTCTAATAAAAAGTTTCATCTTCCTATTCAAAAACGTTCCGTTGGGTTTGTATTTCAAGATTTTGCCTTATTTCCAAATTTGACTGTAAAAGAAAATTTGGAATTTGCTTTATCTAAAAACGATTCAAAAGAAATTGTTTATGAACTAATTGAATTAATGGAATTGCAATCACTTCAAAATAGTAAGCCTCAAAATTTATCTGGCGGACAAAAACAGCGTGTTGCTTTGGCCAGAGCAATTGTTCGTAAACCCGAAATTCTCTTACTCGATGAACCGCTATCGGCTTTGGATGATGAAATGAGATTTAAACTTCAGGATTATATTTTACAAATTCATCAAAAATATAATCTAACAACTTTAATGGTAAGTCATTCCATTTCAGAAATTTTCAAACTTTCTGATAAAGTAATTGTTCTTGATCATGGTAAAATTATAAAAGAAGGAACGCCTCAAAATGTCTTTTCAGAAAAAAGAATCAGCAGTAAATTTCAAATTACAGGAGAAATAATAAGTATTACTAAAAGTGATATTATATATGTTGTCCAAGTTTCTTCTGGAAATAATATTATAAAAGTTATTGCGACCGAAGACGAAGCACAAGAATATAAAATCGGACAAAAAGTGTTAGTAGCTTCTAAAGCATTTAATCCTATAATTCAGATTCTGACATAA
- the modB gene encoding molybdate ABC transporter permease subunit produces the protein MINLDPLWLTAKLALITTIILLVVSIPLCYWLCYSRFKLKAVIEALISLPLVLPPSVLGFYLLIAFSPENAFGKFLSDYFDVRLVFTFEGLILASVLYSLPFMVNPILSGLKNLPPALQEASFTLGKSRLTTITKILLPNIRASLFTGIIMTFAHTLGEFGVVLMVGGSIPEETKVVSIAIYEEVESMNYDNANIYAGILFAFSFAILLAVHLIHNKSRKTILY, from the coding sequence ATGATTAATTTAGATCCTTTATGGCTCACAGCAAAATTGGCTTTAATCACAACAATTATTCTGTTAGTGGTTTCGATTCCGCTTTGTTATTGGTTGTGCTACAGTAGGTTTAAATTAAAAGCTGTGATTGAAGCTCTAATAAGTCTTCCTTTAGTTTTGCCGCCATCTGTTTTAGGTTTTTACTTATTGATAGCTTTTAGTCCAGAAAATGCTTTTGGAAAGTTTTTATCTGATTATTTTGATGTAAGATTGGTTTTTACTTTTGAAGGATTAATTCTGGCTTCGGTGCTGTACAGTTTACCTTTTATGGTAAATCCGATTTTATCAGGATTAAAAAATCTGCCGCCCGCGTTGCAAGAAGCCTCTTTTACTTTAGGAAAATCTCGATTAACGACCATAACAAAAATATTGCTTCCTAATATTCGTGCCTCATTATTTACGGGTATAATTATGACATTTGCCCACACTTTAGGAGAATTTGGAGTAGTTTTAATGGTTGGAGGAAGCATTCCAGAGGAAACAAAAGTGGTTTCGATTGCAATTTATGAAGAAGTTGAATCGATGAATTACGATAATGCCAATATTTATGCAGGAATATTGTTCGCGTTTTCTTTTGCTATTCTTTTGGCTGTTCATTTAATTCATAATAAATCCCGAAAAACTATTCTTTATTAA
- a CDS encoding TOBE domain-containing protein — protein MNILKGNISEIQSFEGISLVKVKSHDFIFSSIVLDTPDSADYLKESQAVKIIFKETEVIISKDLNLQISVQNQIPCIVKSVKKGIILSQINLLADQQNIQSIITSNACEQLNLKENDNVIALIKTNEVSLSADD, from the coding sequence ATGAATATATTAAAAGGAAATATATCTGAAATTCAATCTTTTGAAGGCATTTCGTTAGTAAAAGTCAAATCTCATGATTTTATTTTTTCTTCTATAGTTTTAGATACTCCAGATTCAGCCGATTATTTAAAAGAAAGTCAAGCGGTTAAAATTATTTTTAAAGAAACAGAAGTAATTATTTCTAAAGATTTAAATCTGCAAATTAGTGTTCAAAATCAAATTCCATGCATTGTTAAATCTGTAAAAAAAGGAATTATACTTAGTCAGATTAATTTACTTGCAGACCAACAAAATATACAATCCATTATTACCAGTAACGCTTGCGAACAACTAAATTTAAAAGAAAATGACAACGTAATTGCCTTGATAAAAACTAACGAAGTAAGCTTATCTGCCGATGATTAA
- the modA gene encoding molybdate ABC transporter substrate-binding protein translates to MKTRKRFLSHLTMLLLLFFGTVNAQQKFTIVAAANLKIALDSINTVFKSQNPGINPQITYGASGKFYEQISNGAPFDLFFSADMDYPNQLEKNKFTASKVKMYAVGKLVIWSKKTDPNTKKINSLLEVSVRKIAIGNPLTAPYGEKAVESLKFYKIYDKVKSKLVFGDNITQATQFVTTGNADIGITALSLVLTPNMKKERGKYYIIPEKSHSPLEQGCVILKHGKDNANALKFYNFISSKKATSILKYYGYDTKTK, encoded by the coding sequence ATGAAGACTAGGAAAAGATTTTTGTCTCATTTGACAATGTTGCTGCTATTATTTTTTGGGACTGTAAATGCACAACAGAAATTTACAATTGTTGCTGCGGCAAATCTTAAAATAGCTTTAGACTCTATAAATACGGTTTTTAAGAGTCAAAATCCTGGTATAAATCCGCAGATTACTTACGGAGCTTCGGGAAAATTTTATGAGCAGATTTCTAATGGTGCTCCATTTGATTTGTTTTTTTCTGCCGATATGGATTATCCCAATCAATTGGAAAAAAATAAATTTACGGCTTCAAAAGTAAAAATGTATGCCGTTGGAAAATTGGTTATTTGGAGTAAAAAAACAGATCCAAACACTAAAAAGATTAATAGTCTTTTAGAAGTTTCTGTTCGTAAAATAGCAATCGGAAATCCTTTAACTGCGCCTTATGGCGAAAAAGCTGTCGAAAGCTTGAAATTTTACAAAATATATGATAAAGTCAAAAGCAAACTTGTTTTTGGAGATAATATCACGCAAGCGACTCAGTTTGTAACAACTGGAAATGCAGATATTGGCATCACGGCTTTATCTCTCGTTCTTACGCCAAATATGAAAAAAGAGAGAGGAAAATATTATATTATTCCAGAAAAAAGCCATTCTCCTTTAGAACAAGGATGCGTAATATTGAAACACGGAAAAGACAATGCAAATGCTCTAAAATTTTATAATTTTATATCTTCAAAAAAGGCGACTTCAATTTTAAAATATTACGGATACGACACCAAAACGAAATGA
- a CDS encoding alpha/beta fold hydrolase: protein MPIIEQSEYNFPSLMHRNRHISTIYAALIKKFDVPEYTRTKHELKDGDFINIDFIINDSKKAIILCHGLEGDSRRTYNNSCATYFDQKGFSVFAWNNRTCGGEMNRLPRLYHHGAVDDLDEVVQFVFNKGFEDVYLIGYSMGGVQLLNYLGWTKIDQRIKAAVSISVPTHIATSAEVLKQGFNKVYLKNFTIDIKKKLKYKAAQFPDFINSDQIDKITSFEEVDQYFTAPLHGFASRDDYYQRVSPEFSLVNITTPVLIINSLDDPFLGERCYPRAIAKESAYVYLETPKYGGHCAFPLRDSTYSYAEKRAFNFFESCKSA from the coding sequence ATGCCAATAATTGAACAGTCAGAATATAATTTTCCTTCTTTAATGCATCGAAACAGGCATATTTCTACTATTTATGCGGCTTTGATCAAGAAGTTTGATGTTCCAGAATACACAAGAACAAAACACGAACTAAAAGACGGTGATTTTATTAATATCGATTTTATAATTAATGATTCTAAAAAGGCCATTATTTTATGTCATGGTTTAGAAGGAGATTCTAGAAGAACTTACAATAATAGCTGTGCTACTTATTTTGACCAAAAAGGTTTTTCAGTTTTTGCATGGAATAATCGGACTTGCGGTGGAGAAATGAATCGACTTCCAAGGCTCTATCATCATGGCGCGGTAGATGATTTAGATGAAGTGGTGCAATTTGTTTTTAATAAAGGATTTGAAGATGTCTATTTAATCGGATATTCAATGGGAGGAGTGCAGCTTTTAAATTACTTGGGTTGGACAAAAATCGATCAACGCATAAAAGCCGCCGTTTCGATTTCCGTTCCTACGCATATTGCAACAAGTGCAGAAGTTCTTAAACAAGGTTTTAACAAAGTCTATCTAAAGAATTTTACAATAGACATTAAAAAGAAATTGAAATACAAAGCGGCACAATTTCCAGATTTTATTAATAGCGATCAAATTGATAAAATTACTTCTTTTGAAGAAGTAGATCAGTACTTTACGGCTCCACTTCATGGTTTTGCCAGTCGCGATGATTACTATCAGCGCGTTTCTCCAGAATTTTCGCTAGTTAATATTACTACGCCAGTTTTGATTATCAATTCGCTTGACGATCCTTTTTTAGGAGAAAGATGTTATCCGAGAGCAATTGCTAAAGAAAGCGCTTATGTTTATCTCGAAACTCCTAAATATGGTGGACATTGTGCTTTTCCTTTAAGAGATTCTACTTATTCCTACGCAGAAAAAAGAGCTTTTAATTTTTTTGAATCCTGTAAATCTGCTTAG
- a CDS encoding acetolactate synthase small subunit: MKEQHNLTIYTEDRFDLINKISLVFTRRNIKIESLNISLCEIDDIYKYTILITETPDAVRNIALQIEKIIEVFKCTYHTNQDIVWTQVVLFKIPTNQIIINKKLNDMLKKYNAKHLSVDNTYTIFEFTVQEIQSINLVKELKKFELVEFVESSRIAIAKSGKGFK; encoded by the coding sequence ATGAAAGAACAACACAACTTAACGATTTACACAGAAGACCGATTTGATTTAATCAATAAAATTTCACTCGTTTTTACGCGAAGAAATATTAAAATCGAAAGTCTCAATATTTCACTTTGTGAAATTGATGATATTTATAAATACACGATTTTAATAACTGAAACTCCTGATGCAGTTAGAAATATTGCGCTTCAAATAGAAAAAATTATAGAAGTTTTTAAATGTACTTATCATACCAATCAAGACATTGTTTGGACACAAGTGGTTTTGTTTAAAATACCTACAAATCAAATTATTATAAATAAAAAATTGAATGATATGCTTAAAAAATATAATGCAAAACATCTTTCTGTTGACAACACTTATACCATATTTGAATTTACAGTCCAAGAAATACAAAGTATTAATTTGGTAAAAGAACTTAAAAAATTTGAACTTGTTGAATTTGTAGAAAGTTCCAGAATTGCGATTGCTAAATCTGGAAAGGGATTTAAATAG
- a CDS encoding dihydrodipicolinate synthase family protein yields MNDTKFKGIIAYPITPFDENEKVDITLYKNLLERLIVSGSHVLAPLGSTGVMPYLNDEEKLAITTATVEQVKGRVPILAGVSNLTTERTIFHAKEAEKAGVDAVMIIPMSYWKLSDDEIVKHYDAVAREISIPIMAYNNPATAGVDMSPKLLKRLLEIPNITMIKESTGDVQRMHYLKKELGDDVAFFNGSNPLALSAFAAGATGWCTAAPNLIPELNLALYEAVQKNDFNEAQKLFYKQINLLKFIVEKGLPRAIKAGLNLQGIDGGHLRKPLQSLEKEEINQLETILNSFK; encoded by the coding sequence ATGAACGATACAAAATTTAAAGGCATTATTGCCTATCCGATCACACCATTTGATGAAAATGAAAAAGTAGATATTACTTTATACAAAAATCTCTTAGAACGTTTAATAGTTTCAGGTTCTCATGTTCTTGCACCATTAGGAAGTACAGGAGTTATGCCTTATCTAAATGACGAAGAAAAACTAGCTATAACAACAGCCACAGTTGAACAGGTAAAAGGAAGAGTTCCGATTTTAGCTGGCGTATCAAATCTTACTACCGAAAGAACCATTTTTCATGCAAAAGAAGCAGAAAAGGCTGGAGTGGATGCCGTAATGATTATTCCGATGAGTTATTGGAAACTGAGTGATGATGAAATTGTAAAACATTATGATGCTGTAGCTAGAGAAATTTCTATTCCGATTATGGCTTATAATAATCCGGCAACAGCTGGAGTTGACATGTCTCCGAAATTATTAAAACGCCTTTTGGAAATACCAAATATTACAATGATTAAAGAAAGTACAGGAGATGTTCAGCGAATGCATTATTTAAAGAAAGAATTAGGAGATGATGTAGCTTTTTTTAATGGATCAAATCCATTGGCATTGTCTGCTTTTGCTGCGGGAGCTACTGGATGGTGTACAGCTGCGCCAAATTTAATTCCAGAGCTCAATTTAGCATTATATGAAGCTGTACAAAAAAATGATTTTAATGAAGCTCAAAAATTATTTTATAAACAGATTAATCTTTTAAAGTTTATTGTTGAGAAGGGATTGCCTAGAGCAATAAAAGCTGGTTTAAATCTTCAAGGCATTGATGGAGGACATTTAAGAAAACCTCTTCAATCATTGGAGAAAGAGGAAATTAATCAGCTAGAAACTATTCTGAATTCTTTTAAATAA
- a CDS encoding cupin domain-containing protein produces the protein METNEKKFSSKDFHQTFARPSFTMPEKLIHRNVENAGEHNQFSTERKHPVFFVDLPSKNVSMTIGGLLPGQLTNRHRHTYETLLYVIEGSGFTEIEDQKVEWKAGDAVYIPAWTWHRHQNLSDTESAKYIATENAPQLQNLGVALREEEGRDL, from the coding sequence ATGGAAACGAATGAAAAAAAATTCTCATCAAAAGATTTTCATCAGACTTTTGCTAGACCAAGTTTTACAATGCCTGAAAAATTAATTCATCGAAATGTTGAAAATGCAGGCGAACACAATCAGTTTTCTACAGAACGAAAACATCCAGTATTTTTTGTCGATCTGCCAAGTAAAAATGTAAGCATGACAATTGGTGGATTGTTGCCAGGACAATTAACTAATAGACACAGGCATACTTACGAAACGCTTTTGTATGTTATTGAAGGTTCAGGTTTTACTGAAATAGAAGATCAGAAAGTAGAATGGAAAGCAGGTGACGCCGTTTATATTCCAGCATGGACATGGCACAGACATCAAAATTTAAGCGACACAGAAAGTGCAAAATATATTGCGACTGAAAATGCGCCTCAATTACAGAATTTGGGCGTAGCATTGAGAGAAGAAGAAGGAAGAGATTTATAA